One window from the genome of Vidua chalybeata isolate OUT-0048 chromosome 3, bVidCha1 merged haplotype, whole genome shotgun sequence encodes:
- the LOC128785172 gene encoding cytochrome P450 1B1 → MEAVCNSMALERLGEALRGMPPLQSSLLLILCLLAAIHLGKLLLQHQQRRRQGQRRAPPGPFPWPLIGNAAQLGSAPHLSFARLASTYGAVFQLRLGRWPVVVLNGERAIRQALVRQGAAFAGRPPFPSFQLVSGGLSLAFGGYSELWKLHRRAAHATVRAFSTGSPATRRLLERHLVGEARALVALLVRGSAGGAFLDPSRVLVVAVANVMSALCFGRRYSHGDGEFLRIVGRNEQFGRAVGAGSLVDALPWLQRFPSPVRAAYRAFRDLNRDFYGFVRGKFLQHQRSLRPGAAPRDMMDAFIRLQREQPWLQLEHVPATVTDIFGASQDTLSTALQWLLIFLIRYPKVQAKMQEEVDRIVGRDRLPCVEDQPHLPYIMAFLYESMRFSSFVPVTIPHATTTNTFIMGYLIPKDTVIFVNQWSVNHDPAKWSNPEDFDPTRFLDENGFINKDLTSSVMIFSLGKRRCIGEELSKVQLFLFTSILVHQCNFTANPNEDPKMDFTYGLTIKPKPFTLNVTLRDTMDLLDQAVQRLQAEKAASESQLSANA, encoded by the exons ATGGAAGCAGTGTGCAACAG CATGGCCCTCGAAAGGCTCGGGGAAGCGCTGCGCGGCATGCCCCCGTTGCAAAGCTCCCTCCTGCTCATCCTCTGCCTGCTCGCCGCGATCCACCTGGGcaagctcctcctgcagcatcagcagcGCCGGCGGCAGGGCCAGCGCCGGGCACCGCCGGGCCCTTTCCCCTGGCCCCTGATCGGCAACGCGGCGCAGCTGGGCAGCGCCCCCCACCTCTCCTTCGCCCGGCTGGCCAGCACCTACGGCGCCGTGTTCCAGCTGCGCCTGGGGCGCTGGCCCGTGGTGGTGCTGAACGGGGAGCGCGCCATCCGCCAGGCCCTCGTCCGCCAGGGGGCCGCCTTCGCGGGCCGCCCGCCCTTCCCGTCCTTCCAGCTGGTGTCGGGCGGGCTCAGCCTGGCCTTCGGCGGATACTCGGAGCTCTGGAAGCTGCACCGGCGGGCGGCGCACGCCACGGTGCGCGCCTTCTCCACGGGCAGTCCCGCCACCCGCCGCCTGCTCGAGCGGCACCTGGTGGGCGAGGCGCGGGCGCTGGTGGCGCTGCTGGTGCGCGGCAGCGCCGGCGGCGCCTTCCTCGACCCCTCGCGCGTCCTGGTGGTGGCCGTGGCCAACGTCATGAGCGCCCTGTGCTTCGGCCGCCGCTACAGCCACGGCGACGGCGAGTTCCTGCGCATCGTGGGGCGCAACGAGCAGTTCGGACGGGCGGTGGGCGCCGGCAGCCTGGTGGATGCGCTGCCCTGGCTCCAGCGCTTCCCCAGCCCCGTCCGCGCCGCCTACCGCGCCTTTCGCGACCTCAACCGCGACTTCTACGGCTTCGTCCGCGGCAAGTTCCTGCAGCACCAGCGCAGCCtgcgccccggggccgccccccgcGATATGATGGACGCCTTCATCCGCCTGCAGCGGGAGCAGCCGTGGCTGCAGCTCGAGCACGTGCCCGCCACCGTCACCGACATCTTCGGCGCCAGCCAGGACACCCTCTCCACCGCCCTACAGTggctcctcatcttcctcatcAG GTATCCAAAAGTGCAGGCTAAAATGCAAGAAGAAGTGGATAGGATTGTTGGAAGAGACCGTCTGCCGTGTGTTGAAGATCAGCCTCACCTGCCCTACATCATGGCTTTCCTGTATGAATCCATGCGTTTCAGCAGCTTTGTGCCTGTGACTATCCCACACGCCACCACAACCAACACCTTCATCATGGGCTACCTCATTCCCAAGGACACTGTCATCTTTGTCAATCAGTGGTCAGTGAATCATGACCCAGCAAAATGGTCCAACCCAGAGGATTTTGATCCAACAAGATTCCTGGATGAAAATGGGTTCATCAATAAAGATCTTACTAGCAGCGTGATGATTTTCTCATTGGGAAAGCGTCGGTGTATTGGAGAGGAGTTATCCAAGGTGCAGCTCTTTCTCTTTACCTCCATACTGGTGCATCAGTGCAATTTTACTGCTAATCCAAACGAGGACCCTAAAATGGACTTTACTTATGGGCTGACCATTAAACCTAAGCCATTCACCTTGAATGTTACGCTCCGAGATACGATGGATTTGCTCGATCAGGCTGTCCAAAGACTGCAAGCAGAGAAAGCAGCCAGTGAAAGTCAGCTGTCAGCAAATGCCTAA